A window of Thunnus thynnus chromosome 17, fThuThy2.1, whole genome shotgun sequence contains these coding sequences:
- the LOC137168704 gene encoding uncharacterized protein encodes MMKMSGRVVSCCVALFLVLTSVSAVQKLKSINDLKKINFDWSVPKHSLVLLHWFANTVDIDNNDVIRLTFDPNEDYGSHHYGNYEGLLDPLPQGRYRYYTVGNLNQDTSIPLPQYVLHPPTEYVGRNLDRIIFRVREHNTAWQRIDQVYITQHYGTSNAGTSYDPAHTYRITPNLLRQIREFSVEENHRNSLSELRDDFGSNINDSQLRHLRNIWGNLACLGLLLFIVIQDKSSNNQQNNRSQRVAKRNAPDVVISIPENRQNHDVVVTGTLQELLHQDQITLEVVTGVNGKAKILWKHVTRHRLTEGVMVVLFKDNEGQEASFYKTIGSSEGSYDTSVPLNDGLQARLHKVRKQCCFWTGVGQEICRGTEFQNPNAVDITGCHAKLQLLVKDGKACARLYVKKSFSEWRKEFNKSWVGFYTSADKGTNEYDWWQWQWATKFTPSTDFGTPFYDVYEYRSGMTIAPGVQARFMLRDGIVKAFTPSWR; translated from the coding sequence ATGATGAAGATGTCAGGAAGAGTTGTGAGTTGCTGTGTAGCACTGTTCCTTGTCCTCACCTCTGTGTCAGCTGTGCAAAAGCTCAAGTCAATCAACGATTTGAAGAAAATCAACTTTGACTGGTCTGTGCCCAAGCACAGTCTTGTGCTGCTCCACTGGTTTGCCAACACAGTCGACATTGACAATAACGATGTCATACGGCTGACTTTTGATCCAAACGAAGATTATGGCTCTCATCATTATGGGAACTATGAGGGACTGTTGGACCCACTGCCTCAAGGAAGATACCGCTACTACACTGTTGGTAATCTCAACCAAGACACGTCCATACCACTTCCACAGTATGTTCTTCATCCCCCGACAGAGTATGTGGGAAGAAACCTGGACCGGATCATATTCAGAGTCAGGGAGCACAACACAGCTTGGCAGAGAATTGATCAAGTGTATATCACACAGCATTATGGAACTTCAAACGCAGGGACGAGTTATGATCCCGCTCATACCTACCGGATCACTCCTAACCTTTTAAGACAGATTAGAGAATTTTCTGTGGAAGAAAACCACAGGAACTCactgtcagagctcagagatgaCTTTGGAAGTAACATTAATGATTCCCAGTTAAGGCACCTAAGAAACATATGGGGTAACCTTGCATGCCTTGGACTGCTGTTGTTTATTGTGATTCAGGATAAGTCCTCCAATaaccaacaaaacaacagatcCCAGCGTGTGGCAAAAAGAAACGCACCTGATGTTGTCATCAGCATTCCAGAAAATAGACAAAACCATGATGTTGTAGTTACGGGGACCTTGCAAGAGCTCTTGCATCAGGATCAGATAACACTTGAGGTGGTGACCGGCGTAAATGGAAAAGCCAAGATTCTGTGGAAACATGTTACTCGACATCGTCTTACGGAAGGTGTGATGGTAGTGCTTTTCAAGGACAATGAGGGCCAGGAGGCCAGCTTTTACAAAACGATTGGGAGCAGTGAAGGCAGTTACGACACCTCAGTACCCCTGAACGATGGCCTTCAGGCCCGGCTGCATAAGGTGAGGAAACAGTGCTGCTTCTGGACCGGGGTGGGACAGGAGATATGCAGAGGTACAGAGTTTCAAAACCCAAATGCAGTTGATATAACAGGCTGCCATGCAAAACTACAACTCCTTGTAAAGGATGGTAAGGCTTGTGCTCGCTTATATGTGAAAAAGTCTTTCAGTGAGTGGAGGAAAGAATTTAACAAGTCTTGGGTCGGCTTCTACACCTCTGCAGATAAAGGCACAAATGAATATGACTGGTGGCAGTGGCAGTGGGCAACTAAATTCACACCATCCACTGATTTTGGGACACCCTTTTATGATGTCTATGAGTATCGCTCAGGTATGACAATCGCTCCAGGAGTCCAAGCACGATTCATGCTCAGGGATGGAATAGTTAAAGCATTCACTCCAAGCTGGAGGTGA
- the LOC137168703 gene encoding septin-9-like isoform X5 produces the protein MTEAVVPDTMMSPAVGGIYGEKAGGPVVDFSYVGIDAILEQMRRKAMKQGFELNIMVVGQSGLGKSTLMNTLFKSKVSRKSVLATAQEKIPKTIEIKSISHDIEEKGVRMKLTVIDTPGFGDQINNENCWQPIMKFINDQYEAYLQEEININRKKRIPDSRVHCCIYFIPPTGHCLRPLDVEFMRRLSKVVNIVPVIAKADTLTLEERDFFKKKIREELRANGIDVYPQKEFDEDAEDRMINEKIREMIPFAVVGSDQEYQVNGRRLLGRKTKWGTIEVENIAHCEFAYLRDLLIRTHMQNIKDITSSIHYEMYRVRRLNENNTVVAHANGIPDHHLAAHEM, from the exons ATGACTGAGGCGGTGGTGCCTGATACTATGATGTCCCCAGCAGTGGGTGGCATATACGGGGAGAAGGCTGGTGGCCCCGTGGTGGACTTCAGTTATGTGGGCATCGACGCCATTCTGGAACAGATGAGGAGGAAGGCCATGAAGCAGGGTTTTGAACTCAACATTATGGTTGTGG GACAGAGTGGCTTGGGAAAGTCTACTTTGATGAACACGCTGTTCAAGTCTAAAGTCAGCCGTAAGTCAGTGCTGGCTACAGCCCAGGAGAAGATCCCCAAAACGATTGAAATCAAGTCCATCAGTCATG ACATCGAAGAGAAGGGAGTGAGAATGAAGTTGACTGTTATCGACACACCAGGCTTTGGAGACCAGATCAATAACGAGAACTG CTGGCAGCCAATCATGAAATTCATTAACGACCAGTACGAGGCGTACCTGCAGGAGGAGATCAACATCAACAGGAAGAAAAGGATCCCAGACTCCAGAGTCCACTGCTGCATATACTTCATCCCCCCAACCGGACACTG tctgCGGCCTCTTGATGTAGAGTTCATGAGACGTCTCAGTAAGGTGGTCAACATTGTCCCTGTCATTGCTAAGGCGGATACGCTCACCCTAGAGGAGAGGGACTTCTTCAAAAAGAAG ATCAGGGAAGAGCTGCGAGCCAATGGGATCGATGTATACCCTCAGAAGGAATTTGATGAGGATGCGGAGGACAGAATGATCAACGAAAAGATCAGG GAGATGATCCCATTTGCTGTGGTGGGCAGCGATCAGGAATACCAAGTCAATGGCAGGAGGCTGCTGGGGAGGAAGACCAAGTGGGGAACCATTGAAG TTGAGAACATAGCCCACTGTGAGTTTGCCTATTTACGGGATCTCCTCATCAG gaCCCATATGCAGAACATTAAGGACATCACAAGCAGCATCCACTATGAAATGTATCGCGTGAGGCGTCTTAATGAGAATAACACGGTGGTGGCTCATGCCAACGGTATCCCAGATCATCATCTTGCTGCCCACGAGATGTAG
- the LOC137168705 gene encoding uncharacterized protein: MMKVSGRVVSCCVALFLVLTSVSAVQKLNSINDLKKINFGQSVPKHSLVLLHWFANTVDIDNNVIWLTFNPNGDYGSHHYGNYEELLDPLPQGNVRYRYYTLGNLYQDTSEPLPWYVIHPPIEEYVGTNVDRIIFRVREQNTGRQAWQTIDQVYITQHYGVSAETRYDRAYTYQISTNLLRQIREFSVEENQRNSLTELRDHFRSNADDSQLRDLTNIWGNLACLGLLLYIVTQDKRPSNQHYYRPQHAARRNPQPDFFCKIPENRQVHRNSNDDDCCQTCCYLSIALLVLFFLLAFFSHLFISYRK; the protein is encoded by the coding sequence ATGATGAAGGTGTCAGGAAGAGTTGTGAGTTGCTGTGTAGCACTGTTCCTTGTCCTCACATCTGTGTCAGCTGTGCAAAAGCTCAATTCAATCAATGATTTGAAAAAGATCAACTTCGGCCAGTCTGTGCCCAAGCACAGTCTTGTGCTGCTCCACTGGTTTGCCAACACAGTTGACATTGATAACAATGTCATATGGCTGACTTTTAATCCAAACGGAGATTATGGCTCACATCATTACGGAAACTATGAAGAGCTTTTGGACCCACTGCCTCAAGGAAATGTCAGATACCGCTACTACACTCTTGGCAATCTCTACCAGGACACATCTGAACCACTTCCATGGTATGTTATCCATCCACCGATAGAGGAGTATGTGGGAACAAACGTGGACCGGATCATATTCAGAGTCAGGGAGCAAAACACAGGACGGCAAGCTTGGCAGACAATAGATCAAGTGTATATCACACAGCATTATGGAGTTTCTGCAGAGACAAGATATGATCGAGCATATACCTACCAGATCAGTACAAACCTCTTAAGACAGATTAGAGAATTTTCTGTGGAAGAAAACCAAAGGAACTCACTgacagagctcagagatcactTCAGGAGTAACGCTGATGATTCCCAGTTAAGGGACCTCACAAACATATGGGGTAACCTTGCGTGCCTTGGACTGCTGTTGTATATTGTGACACAGGACAAACGCCCCTCTAACCAACACTACTACAGACCTCAGCATGCGGCGAGAAGAAACCCACAACCTGATTTCTTCTGCAAAATTCCAGAAAACAGACAAGTTCATAGGAAtagtaatgatgatgattgttgCCAGACCTGTTGTTATTTATCAATTGctcttcttgttttgtttttccttcttgcttttttttcccatctttttaTTAGCTATAGAAAGTAG